DNA from Bombus vancouverensis nearcticus chromosome 14, iyBomVanc1_principal, whole genome shotgun sequence:
CAAGTTTTTTAGACCATACGAATGTGGAAAGTAAATTTCCATCACCAAATGGATTATCTGTATTCGTATAATGTAAATAATCATTATCCCAGCccattctttcttttcttttacgttCTTTAGCTTCCTTCTTTTTTAAACGCCGTAATCTTTTTTCCTCTGGTGTTTCTGTAGCTTTCATCAATTCCTTTTGACGTTTCTTGTCTTCGATTTGTTTTTGGCGCTGTTTCTGAAGCTTTTCTAAAAGCTTCGTAGAATCTGATGAAGAATTAGATGAGGATGAATCGCTAGAATCACTTGGACTTGATGAAGATGACGAAGATGATGatctaaaatgaaagaaaattagaaaataataaactttTAATCCATAACCTCAAAAGTGATCATTTGAAAGTGTTTACTAACCTTCTTCTGCTTTTATGTTTCGAGGATTTTTTACGAGATTCGCGTGATTCTGAAGAATCTCTGTATCtacattttttatatctttgacTACAGCTTTTAGAGTGTTTATGTCTCGACTTTGATCTTTTAGAATGGCTATCATAGTCACTGTCACTGTCCTTACGAGAAATTCtacgtttatatttatatcgattCGTATCGTCCTTTTTTGATCCTTCACGGCCTTTTCTATGAGAATACTTctccatttttaataaaaatatgaatatcgTATATTTTCACAGAATGTTAATATTATTTGACATTACTATCTTGACACTTAACCTCACGAAATATATTTTCTCAATGTACTGAGGGCATTGAACGCCATCATTGAATTTAGGACAGCTGATTCCTATTTACTACGTGTATAAATTTCCGTTTATatttaatgaaacaaaaatacacaataaatattaaatatctttataatttcataaaagCATAATGAGTTGataaaaattattcgattattgtttctatttttttcatataatcATTTTTTAATGAACTGTCAATGACTAGGGAGTAGCTTTCTTCCACTCTTCTTGATGTTACATCCGTTAACTTTCAAATTTGTGGGTATACGTTGTAGAAGGAAGGTTTTCGAAAACACTCGGCTGCGTTTTATAGTGTTTAGTGGTGAATTGCCTCGAGCATTTGTGATAATTCTGATTGGATCAAGATGTCGAACAAGATGTATTATTCAGATAAATACTACGATGATAAATACGAATATAGGTTGGTATAAATAACAGCAGCATATTATAATGTCTCATTTAGATTTCGATTTTGGCCAAATGTGCCATTTTGAATCGTTTTGCTATATGTACAAGTATACACTTTCttattatatattcatattgATATTTTCTTAATGATATCATTCGAAAATTTTCTTATAATGAGGAATGTATTCATTTCGTTGTATTTTATATACCTAATTCCGTAACTTCTTTGTCTAATTTTTGGATGCAGAGGTAACGTATCATTTAAATGGCCGTCTGGCACGTTCTTTTGTTTGCTTAGTAGCCTATCCACTCTTAAACAATATTGAAATTGGGATGGAGAGATGAAAAGAAAgatagaatattataaaatgttaataCAGTCATGCAAATTTCATGATCTTTCttattgaaatatgtatatttttacttaaaaaagTACTTTCTAATTGCCACATTTTACAGTATGTTACAAATTTCTTTTGCACTActattttgtttattaaaatcCACCATTTTAAAGACagtgtataaataaaaacataagATTATTGGTAATACATATAtggatgtatgtatatattacttATGGTTCTTTTATTAGGCATGTAGTACTACCAAAAGAAATGATTAAATTGGTTCCAACTACTCATCTCCTCTCGGAACAAGAGTGGAGAGCTATTGGTGTTCAACAAAGTCAAGGATGGGTTCATTATATGATTCATAAGCCAGGTATGCCAACTGGTTGAATTCTTTATTATATactattcaaattttattattatcctcTGCTCTTTACTTTAAAttgtatttacaaaataaatttttaatagaagATTAGTAGAAGTATTTTAATTGGTAAATACTTGTGTTTCAGAACCTCATATTTTACTCTTTAAAAGGAAAATAACATCTCCACCACCAGAAAATTGATTGTACTGACAGCATTGTAACAATTTGTAAATAATACTCCAAATCATTGTTAATATTCATAAAACAACTCAATTATAGCAGCTGATCATTCTAGTGGCTTGTAAAATCAATATAAATGCAATGTTAAGttgataaatttatatttaaaattcacTGAGACAGAGTAACAATTTTGTTCTTTCTAAATTCTTTGTGGAAATAACGTAATtcattgttttaatttttccttttaatGTGTCATTCCAAAAAATCAACAAGAGAATTGTGTATATATGTCTATAAAATCCCTTAGTTTTTAATTACAGTTTAAATAGTACTTATATTTTGGATTTACCATGACAGCTTGGTATTTCATTTAATAAGTAAAATTTGAGTATTCTGATTCTTTTCTGAAAATCATAGTTCTGTAGCAGATTTAGTTATTCTGTTAAGGATTTATTGAGTAAAGAAAATTGTCATTTTGTGATTAAAGTGCCTTATACAAATGTACTAACTATTAAGGTATATTTTAGTATTACATGTTTAGAATAATCATTCCTTATGTTTAACAAGAGTGATATAGTGGAAAAGTGTATCTTTAAATGTTAAGTTTTCACCAGTTGCATTGATTTTAATCTAGAATtccaatattaataattaagtaTCAAATTCTGCATTCATTACATATCTTGccatacaattttttatatcattCAGAATTACATATTGCTCTTAGTTTACATATAATGTTATCTAGAAGCTGCTCTCTAATTATATGTATTTCTTGCAACATTTTATCAGTATTTCCGAAAAGTAATTTTTACATCTAAGTATTAAATGATTcacttatttttattaaatgaaaCCTATACTCTTTGTCCATTCTTAAATAAACATTTGTAACAAATACATGTcagtttaattttattttccttaaataattttattcgcgAATATGTGATATGTATTGTAATTATTTGTATCAGAATTAACTTTCAACGAAGAATTATGCAAACCAAGTTGCGTTGATACAAGATACATGTGTTTCTTCATTTGTATTCTTGGGCGACAAAAAGTGAAACAAATTTAGCCGAATATGCGAGAAAGGAGGGGCAGAATAATTAACACAATCACGTGACTGACCTCAATCCAATTATACAAACATCGTCCCTAGCGGTCAAGTAATTCTCACactaatttttgtaaattttacattaattaaatcatCGTTTATGAACTGACGTATATTGCGTGCTACAGTTCGTTTCACTTTTATTACATAATTTCGTTACCATTTCTAACAAGGAAGCAAGCGATTAGCGAAATCCATCAAGattagaaaaaattaatttacatttttataattaaaccaaataactaaaaataatatctgcgaatcaaataaaaaaaagattgcgctataatatgtataataatatatttttttgaaattcaAAATACCAGCGCTATATCATTTTTTCATTAACAGTTTCATCCAAAAATATACGATATGTATTTCGTAATAATTATGGTTTGACTTGTACGTGTGCCAATTACCGAACTGTCTACTATATAAGGTATAACCATTCATTCAAGTTTCGAATGTATATGTCGATTGAGGCACACGCGGTTTCGCAAACCGCGTGTATGTTTGCGCGCGTGCAACATCGTAGGATCTCCGGCTACATGGTGAAGGTACGTAAGAAAAACGACGAAGAGGGAGGATAGTGTAGTCGGAGTTCGGTGAAAGGGGGCAAAAGGATGCCGAGgcacagagaaagagaaaaagatagagggagagagagaggtggGATATCAAAAGCAAAGGGTGATGGAGAGGGAAAGAGATAGTTGATTTCTGACGCACACATGGTTGCATCCGTACTATTCCGTACGATACGAAGGGCTCTGTTCTCATGGGCCGGTCGCCGTCGCCGACAGTCCACGAGAACAGAGCGTACCGATAGTACGACGATCGCGCTCGCGGGAAGAACAACATTTCGCGTACTCTAAATCGAAGCGTGATCAGCATCCCGATTAAAAAATTAGCACGCGCGCAACGTGATTCGATCGCATTGCCGCGCACGCAGTTTCTTCTATCGACGACCACAATCGTGAATAGAACTAATTTATCGGGTAagtcaatttttttttataaatacccaaagcgaatatttataaaatatacgagATATATCATTCTTAGGGAAATGAAAGCATTCGAGGTTGAAAGCCGTTGTAGTTGAATGACATGGTAGTTTTATAGAAACCTGATAGCgataatttaaatttacttttttaaCAGTGATATAGGAGGTAAACGTCTAAACGATGTGACAGGAATCAAAGGGTAAATAAAGTCGTGTCTCGTTGCGCTCATCTTTGCCCCGACTGTAATTATGATCTACATAACACTTACGACTTTTCTCATTGCGTATCGTTAGATGTATCTATTGTGCTAGTAAAAAGAGTCGAATGATTTGATACAATGCGCATCTTGTCTCCACAATAGTCAATCCACGTACACAATAGAGAAATAGAAATTGAACGCGCAAAAATTTGGCCGGTAAATGTTTGATTTCGGCATTGTTTTAAAATGTATTGTATATCGAGAAAGGTATATGTATCTTTAAACAGTTATAAATCAAAGAAAACTGTGCCTTTATAAAAGTCTGCAAAAAGCTAAAAAAGAAATTCTTTAGTCATTACTATCTTGAAATGACAAACAAACACTTGAAATTACGATTTTCCACGCatgtaattttttcttttcttctagaCATGTGACACCAGTGTTATCTGTGTATTGAATATCTTTATTTAGACTTACTCATAGATACGCGCTTCGCACAATAAATCCATAATTACCATGCTTCTTTGTTCATTTGATGAATAATATATCAAGTGTGTTTCAAATTTTTAGAACACCGCGCGTTCTTCATCGTACGGTTACTATCGCCATGTGCGGTTCAAACAAGAATGGCACGTGTATTTGGTTCCTATCGTCTACTTTCATTTGCCCTCGCCCGGAGCGCATATAAATCGAATCTTCTATCTTGCTTAATAATTATGTCAACACGAGATCAATTTCGGTTACGTctctcttatttttctttttccctttttcatATTCGTGAAATCAGTGTGAAAACTTCCACCGCGCATGAAGAAAAATAATGACAAATTTTTCTGCAGTATACAATTTTATTAGTGGATGGAACGTAAAGGCAGATTTCCAGGACAGTTTAAACCGGTTAATACCAGTTTCTgcgagatatacatacatacatatatgtatacatagcACGATGACGAGAAAATTTGtagttttaatttatatttttattcattaattaattttatcagtttaatattaattgatCGAAGATTCCTGATAAAAACATGTATGCatcttttataataaatttggaTAGATTTAATTACGCCATACCGTTTTTTATGATAAGAATATTTGATACCGGATGCTGCGGAATTAGGGAATAAACATGAACTTAACACCATGTACTGTAGGGTTAATTGGTGCTGTCAGATGATGGGTATGCTTGCACGATGCGTGTCGCGGGCAATATTTAAATGAACAAttaacatttataaatatttcatatcgtTTGTGTTATATAATAAGTTATATTATGCATCATCTAACATGATGATTAGAATGCAGGATCAATGAGTCTTGGAGCACGCCTTGAGGACTGTTTTTCTGTTCACTTTTGTAATTATATGGATAAGTATACGTTTTGTGTGTACATTCCATCTATAGAATATTTTGCTAGACTTACGATCAAGAACATGTTACAAATACCCTGATAATATcggtttcaattattgcttaatatattttatcgataataaaaaaGTTTAATGTAACAGaaagttataaaaatattttaatttactcGAATTAAGTCTGAATGTACACAGCATATAAaattgaagatacataaaacttatatgtaattttaaataagccaaattatgaattaaaaagttcaaGAAATTGATTATTTGCAACCAACAAAATTGATGGAAAACGTAAATAAGGTAATTGCATTATAGAACAATACCTGCCGCAAGATAAAAGCGTAATTTATGATAGTATAGTAATAGGGGCACAGACCACTACCATGTTTAGAGACGTttagtaatataaaattaattagtcTATATTTACCTGCATTAATTGTTCATGAATCTCAACCAACGTTTAAATCTGGAACACTCTATAGTATCTTATATTTATCCATTATTTCACTCCCACATGTCAGTCTTATCACGGTCTTCCACACATgtgcaaatattttaatatgtttaCAGTTATAAGAACGACATTACATTTCGACAGGCTGGCATAAAAAGATAGTAGAGTAATTAGGGTGCTATCTCTTTCatacatatactatatatataattatatatatataactgtctGAAGCAATATCTTATTATCATATTACTAGAACGACTCATGTAATATATTTCTGAGAAATGTTATGTTAATTTTAGTCAAGACGCAAATTTACATCGATTCCGCGCTGTATTAAGTAAGACTAAAAATATTGTTGCTTTTTTTAGGAAAAAAGACGATATGGCTCATCCAAAAAAATGGAGAAGTTGTATGTCAGAAAACATGCTGACAATGCTTACAGTAGCCGCTGTAGTGGCGGGTACGATTTTCGGTTTCATCTTAAGAAATGTCAGAGACGAACCATGGACAAAGCGCGAAGttatgtatattcaatttcCGGGAGACATATTTCTTCGAATGCTCAAAGCGCTTATATTACCACTAATCATTGCTAGCATCGTTAGCGCAATCGGCGGATTAGATCTTAATTTATCCGGTAATTAAAAAAACATGTGTATACTTTTTGCAGATAATCGTCTGTGACGAATGGATTGCGTGGGTGTACAAACTTGTTTACGTGAAGATGCCTGGTTTGGTAAAACACAGATTACCGGTATTTTCTGGTGTGATTTAGCTTAGTCAGAGAAAAAACAATTCCGATAACAGATGTCCTATCTTTTTAAATTGTTAATTTAGAAGCATTAATGACCTAATAATTATATAAGAAAGAACAATAATagatactctctctctctcgaatcAGCATTTTTCCGTTAATATTCTGTTTTTCGTTGTTTAAACGATTGAAAATGATGATTTGTTATCTCACAGTAACAATTCCAGCATCCACGTTTTGCAAAATACTATTACATATTAATCCTAGTATATCATTAaaggaacgaaataaaaattttgaaatgTATTTAATTTACAGGAAAGATTGGTATAAGATCAATTTACTATTATGCATCAACGACAATATCTGCTGTAATTCTTGGTATAATTTTGGTCTTAATTATTAGACCTGGAGAATACAGTACACATGGTATGATCGCAAAGGATAATGTAGCGCCAACTAGAGATATTACAACTACAGACACAATATTAGATTTAATCAGGTATAGcaataaatattacatttgtATTACAATaagtttcgattttttttacgaaattttatttttaggaATGTGTTTCCGCCGAATCTTGTACAGGCTTGTATTGCTCAGGTatattaattttcctataaaCATTATTGattaatattgtataataaaaattttaattaattaatattgtgCTTTAGTACCGCACAGTACTGATAGAGCCCAAAAATAAAACAGGGGgtaaatattacatttaaattaaatttgtttataattgtgattatattaatgtattttataaacaatttaatattttttccagTAAACAACATACAAGATTGGGACATAAGTCATAAATATGGAGATGGTATGAATACTTTGGGGTTGGTTGTATTTGGAATTGTGTTAGGAATAGCTCTTAGTAAAATGGGTGAACAAGGAAAAATTCTCTTATCTTTTTTTGACGCTTTATCTGAAGCAACAATGCTTATTACTAAATGGGTCATATGGTAAGCAAATGACataacaaattatttatttaattaatttaagtcatgcaaaaagttttatttttttataggaCATCCCCAATTGGTGTGTTCTTTCTTGTTACTTCAAAGCTTTTAGAAATTCAGGATATTGGTGCTATTGCTGGACAATTAAGTTTATATTTCATTACAGTATTATTAGGTTTGATTATTCATGGTTGTGTAACACTTTCTGTTATATTCTTCATTTGCACAAAGCAGTTGCCATTTAAACTCATAGGCAAGATGACTCAAGTTTTAGCTACAGCATTTGGTACCTCATCAAGGTGAATTATATGAATTAATTCATTCTAGAAAACGTGTCAGTAAAAGTTTgggatttataaataatttatttctgtgaaTACAGCACTGCCACATTGCCAGTAACAATACAGTGTTTGGATAATATAGGTGTAGACCAGAGAATTACAAGATTTGTTGTTCCAATTGGTGCTACCATTAATATGGATGGGACTGCATTATACGAAGCTGTTGCTGCAATTTTTATAGCTCAAGTCAGGAGAATTCCATTGACTCTCGGCAATGTTATTGGTGTTAGGTAATTGTTGAATTAAATGAATTGAACTTTGAAACTTAAGCTTAAAATCTTAACAACTTTGATGGTTTGATATACTTTTGTAGTATAACAGCAACTGCAGCCAGCATTGGAGCTGCTGGCATTCCACAAGCTGGTCTTGTTACAATGGTTATGGTGTTAGATACTGTAGGATTGCCTGCTGAAGATGTAACACTTATCATTGCAGTAGATTGGCTCCTGTGAGTTATCCCCTTTGGCATAATTattaatcaaattaaaattttttacattttaaataattgttaaattcGCCTATAGGGATCGTTTCCGAACCACAATAAACGTCATATGCGATGCACTCGGAGCTTGTGTTATCGAACATTTAAGTAAAAAAGATCTTGAAGCAAGTGCAAATCTTCAGGAGGAAACAATCGAATTAGCCAGAGTGAGGAAAGCAGATGCAtaattttttagttttcttGTTACAAATTCGCCATGATATTATATGAACACAATTTTACTGTgttcataatattttttatatactttatagtcaataatttgtactAATGTATATTCATGTTGActctaattttaatttatatgataATCTACACATAATTATGTAATTACAAAGTATTTTAATCACAAGAATGCTGTTAGATACTTAAAAAGATTGTTACTGTTGCATACTTAACAAAAAAAAGTGATCGAGTATTAATGTACTTTAAAAGATCAAACCTTGATTTATTTATGTTcataaatgtattaaaaatacatagttttttttatttaaaaaaaatattttattgcaattactcttctatgtgaaattttaaatattatatattccaTTATATTAAAACATTCCACAGATTTATAGAATACaactaatataaaaattatatttaatactgCTTCACTTCTGtacatacataatatttattaatttagattttattaatataatcttAGGAATAATTTCTTCTAatcatatttgaaaatatacattaTGAATTCTTTCTATAGTTTCATGTTCTTAAATTATATGAATTcctttaaaatttgtttaattatatcTTTAAAAATGATTGTTTAatcataaacatatatatacctTGAAAATAGCGAAGA
Protein-coding regions in this window:
- the Cks30A gene encoding cyclin-dependent kinase subunit 30A; the protein is MSNKMYYSDKYYDDKYEYRHVVLPKEMIKLVPTTHLLSEQEWRAIGVQQSQGWVHYMIHKPEPHILLFKRKITSPPPEN
- the Eaat1 gene encoding excitatory amino acid transporter 1 isoform X1, whose amino-acid sequence is MAHPKKWRSCMSENMLTMLTVAAVVAGTIFGFILRNVRDEPWTKREVMYIQFPGDIFLRMLKALILPLIIASIVSAIGGLDLNLSGKIGIRSIYYYASTTISAVILGIILVLIIRPGEYSTHGMIAKDNVAPTRDITTTDTILDLIRNVFPPNLVQACIAQYRTVLIEPKNKTGVNNIQDWDISHKYGDGMNTLGLVVFGIVLGIALSKMGEQGKILLSFFDALSEATMLITKWVIWTSPIGVFFLVTSKLLEIQDIGAIAGQLSLYFITVLLGLIIHGCVTLSVIFFICTKQLPFKLIGKMTQVLATAFGTSSSTATLPVTIQCLDNIGVDQRITRFVVPIGATINMDGTALYEAVAAIFIAQVRRIPLTLGNVIGVSITATAASIGAAGIPQAGLVTMVMVLDTVGLPAEDVTLIIAVDWLLDRFRTTINVICDALGACVIEHLSKKDLEASANLQEETIELARVRKADA
- the Eaat1 gene encoding excitatory amino acid transporter 1 isoform X2, giving the protein MDCVGVQTCLREDAWFGKTQITGKIGIRSIYYYASTTISAVILGIILVLIIRPGEYSTHGMIAKDNVAPTRDITTTDTILDLIRNVFPPNLVQACIAQYRTVLIEPKNKTGVNNIQDWDISHKYGDGMNTLGLVVFGIVLGIALSKMGEQGKILLSFFDALSEATMLITKWVIWTSPIGVFFLVTSKLLEIQDIGAIAGQLSLYFITVLLGLIIHGCVTLSVIFFICTKQLPFKLIGKMTQVLATAFGTSSSTATLPVTIQCLDNIGVDQRITRFVVPIGATINMDGTALYEAVAAIFIAQVRRIPLTLGNVIGVSITATAASIGAAGIPQAGLVTMVMVLDTVGLPAEDVTLIIAVDWLLDRFRTTINVICDALGACVIEHLSKKDLEASANLQEETIELARVRKADA